A genomic segment from Perca fluviatilis unplaced genomic scaffold, GENO_Pfluv_1.0 PFLUV_unplaced_scaf_3, whole genome shotgun sequence encodes:
- the LOC120555218 gene encoding titin homolog produces the protein MVTLYVQKAKDRYVARELALLRASKPHPPMVSHFDEIDDAAIEEGIRRELEEAPSAAEPYDTPPAGEVVDPSTADSPDAASARVTPSNKPDSDVVAPSATEPSDTPPAGEVVDPSTADSPDAASARVTPSNKPASDVVARSAAETSKTPSASATPLKEPASHLPKKQLFRRNKPVVRTPTPLCKNCRILAAELKVVKELLEAEIQRNDELKRLHLSTNREKAEKYKRRKSYSPSKAPQYVKLVEEFREHTEGCDPTRKMKENARQRANHVLHFLTFMSKPAVPHMNLLFLKDYSRIRRYAAHLADKNLKPTTIKSYLTDVVAFLKYVMSMAPEGVKLGVKSLNALLVELRARIRDVARAVVGQQLAQRRKKSGELVKATNHAWFLENAPDRISVALEHLEKTPADKKRQRKFFGLLSGYIVALTGHRKGVVLNMTRKEVKAAEKLKNGDRIIRVEQHKTARYFGQAAIPLTKREYSWFLRYNCLRSRIEGGLEAVTFFHTSSGTECLKLAEYFKGAWESLQLGKAPSFNLLRSSVATYTKRQLGSKAYKRVAAFMCHDEHTAKKFYHAEDPAAEVFNSRNLSITAISAYAVKIRGGTQERRATEEVEDWDSVEDVEDVDEEEDEEEDEEEDEEEDEEEDEDDEEEDEEEDEEEDEDEEDNENVEDQDMGDDEEKEGVLIEDSDREDEIEDQKMEEEDCADECPDGTRTGPSCPLKKRSCKSETEQKRDKSEAKQKRVSYKHVPEEWSCESEDEKKVKSEAKRKRDSSKPPVPEERSSDSEPEQNRDKSEAKQKRVSSKPAVPEERSSESEAKQKRDKSEAKQKRVSSKPAVPEERSSKSEAKQKSESSKPPLPKERPCESEAEKKRDKSEDKRKRVSSKPPVPEERSSESEAKPKSESSKPPLPKERPCESEAKKKRDKSEDKRKRVSSKPPVPEERSSVSEPEQNRDKSEAKQKRVSSKPPVPEERSSKSEAKQKSESSKPPLPKERPCESEAGKKRDKSEDKRKRESSKHPLARKQPRFEAGRKRRYSKPPLDRKRLRSKLEQKRDSSETPPPKKPKRVAKCLFKTNREVSSEEEGGLLPTDTEQDEFGSTQGDEQRPVAKGPPEDAGLLGDAVEAKGPSVEDLSQDAGLLEHAVAAKGPSVEDLSQDAGLLEHAGEAKGPSVEVEDLSQDAGLLEHAEEAKGPSVEVEDLSQDAGLLEHAVAKGPSVEDLSQDAGLLGDALDLSVQVEDLSQDAGLLEDVVEMKGLSQNSSDSFELPCRQPEAEERGILTPEQG, from the exons ATGGTGACACTTTATGTTCAGAAAGCGAAGGACCGTTATGTTGCAAGGGAATTGGCTTTGCTCAGGGCATCCAAACCCCACCCACCAATGGTCTCCCATTTCGATGAGATTGATGATGCAGCCATCGAAGAAGGCATCAGGAGGGAGTTGGAGGAGGCCCCATCCGCCGCTGAGCCGTATGATACTCCTCCCGCTGGTGAGGTCGTGGACCCATCCACCGCTGACTCGCCCGATGCTGCTTCCGCCCGTGTGACTCCGTCGAACAAACCCGACAGCGATGTCGTGGCCCCATCCGCAACTGAGCCGTCTGATACTCCTCCCGCTGGTGAGGTCGTGGACCCGTCCACCGCTGACTCGCCCGATGCTGCTTCCGCCCGTGTGACTCCGTCGAACAAACCCGCCAGTGATGTCGTGGCCCGGTCCGCCGCCGAGACTTCTAAGACTCCTTCCGCCAGTGCCACGCCCTTGAAGGAACCTGCCAGCCATTTGCCAAAAAAGCAGTTGTTTAGGAGGAACAAGCCGGTTGTGAGGACTCCGACCCCCCTCTGCAAGAACTGCAGGATCCTTGCTGCCGAGCTGAAGGTGGTGAAAGAGCTGCTGGAAGCCGAAATACAACGGAACGACGAACTGAAACGGCTGCACTTGTCGACCAATCGAGAAAAG GCAGAGAAGTACAAGAGGCGCAAGTCCTACTCTCCGTCGAAAGCGCCGCAGTATG TTAAACTGGTAGAGGAGTTCAGGGAGCACACGGAAGGTTGCGATCCCACGCGGAAAATGAAGGAGAATGCCCGCCAGCGAGCTAACCACGTGCTGCACTTCCTGACGTTCATGTCCAAGCCCGCTGTTCCACATATGAACCTACTCTTTCTCAAGGACTACAGTCGGATCAGGAG ataTGCAGCCCATCTGGCTGACAAAAACTTAAAGCCCACGACCATAAAAAGCTACCTGACGGATGTCGTTGCATTTTTGAAGTACGTTATGAGTATGGCGCCAGAAGGGGTGAAATTAGGCGTGAAAAGCCTAAATGCGCTGCTTGTGGAACTCCGGGCGAGGATCAGGGACGTGGCGAGAGCTGTGGTGGGACAACAACTGGCCCAGCGCCGCAAAAAGTCCG GTGAACTGGTGAAAGCGACTAATCACGCGTGGTTTCTTGAAAACGCACCAGACAGGATCTCTGTTGCACTCG AACATCTTGAGAAAACTCCTGCAGATAAAAAAAGGCAGAGGAAGTTTTTCGGGCTCCTGAGTGGTTACATCGTAGCGTTGACTGGGCACAGGAAAGGCGTCGTTCTCAACATGACGCGGAAAGAGGTCAAAGCGGCAGAGAAACTGAAGAACGGTGATCGCATCATACGG GTGGAGCAGCACAAGACGGCTCGCTACTTTGGCCAGGCGGCCATACCGCTCACGAAACGGGAGTACTCCTGGTTCCTCAGATACAACTGTCTCCGGTCTCGCATAGAGGGAGGTCTAGAGGCAGTTACCTTTTTCCACACCTCCAGTGGCACAGAGTGCCTGAAGCTCGCCGAATACTTCAAAGGGGCGTGGGAGTCGTTGCAGTTGGGAAAGGCTCCGAGCTTCAACCTCCTCCGTTCCTCTGTGGCTACTTAC ACAAAGAGGCAACTGGGATCGAAGGCATACAAACGAGTGGCGGCCTTCATGTGTCACGATGAGCACACGGCCAAGAAGTTTTATCATG CGGAAGACCCGGCAGCCGAGGTCTTTAACAGCCGAAACCTATCCATCACAGCGATCTCTGCTTATGCTGTCAAGATCAGAGGAGGCACCCAGGAGAGAAGAGCCACAGAGGAGGTGGAAGACTGGGACAGTGTGGAGGATGTGGAGGAtgtggatgaggaggaggat gaggaggaggatgaggaggaggatgaggaggaggatgaggaggaggatgaggatgatgaggaggaggatgaggaggaggatgaggaggaggatgaggatgaggaggacAACGAGAATGTGGAGGACCAAGACATGGGTGATGACGAGGAGAAAGAAGGGGTACTAATTGAGGACTCGGATAGAGAGGATGAGATAGAGGACCAGAAAATGGAGGAAGAAGACTGTGCAGATGAATGCCCAGACGGGACTAGGACTGGGCCAAGTTGTCCGCTAAAAAAGCGGTCCTGTAAGTCTGAAACTGAACAGAAAAGGGACAAGTCTGAAGCCAAACAGAAGAGAGTGTCCTACAAACATGTGCCTGAGGAGTGGTCCTGTGAGTCTGAAGACGAAAAGAAGGTCAAGTCAGAAGCCAAACGGAAGAGAGACTCCTCCAAACCTCCTGTGCCTGAAGAGCGGTCCAGTGACTCTGAACCCGAACAGAACAGAGACAAGTCTGAAGCCAAACAGAAGAGAGTGTCCTCCAAACCTGCTGTGCCTGAGGAGCGGTCCAGTGAGTCTGAAGCCAAACAGAAGAGAGACAAGTCTGAAGCCAAACAGAAGAGAGTGTCCTCCAAACCTGCTGTGCCTGAGGAGCGGTCCAGTAAGTCTGAAGCCAAACAGAAGAGTGAGTCCTCAAAGCCTCCTCTGCCTAAAGAGCGGCCCTGTGAGTCTGAAGCCGAGAAGAAAAGGGACAAGTCTGAAGACAAACGGAAGAGAGTGTCCTCCAAACCTCCTGTGCCTGAGGAGCGGTCCAGTGAGTCTGAAGCCAAACCGAAGAGTGAGTCCTCAAAGCCTCCTCTGCCTAAAGAGCGGCCCTGTGAGTCTGAAGCCAAGAAGAAAAGGGACAAGTCTGAAGACAAACGGAAGAGAGTGTCCTCCAAACCTCCTGTGCCTGAGGAGCGGTCCAGTGTGTCTGAACCCGAACAGAACAGAGACAAGTCTGAAGCCAAACAGAAGAGAGTGTCCTCCAAACCTCCTGTGCCTGAGGAGCGGTCCAGTAAGTCTGAAGCAAAACAGAAGAGTGAGTCCTCAAAGCCTCCTCTGCCTAAAGAGCGGCCCTGTGAGTCTGAAGCCGGGAAGAAAAGGGACAAGTCTGAAGACAAACGGAAGAGGGAATCCTCCAAACATCCTCTCGCCAGAAAGCAGCCTAGGTTTGAAGCGGGACGGAAGAGACGCTACTCCAAACCTCCTCTGGATAGAAAGCGGCTTAGGTCTAAATTGGAACAGAAGAGAGACTCATCTGAAACTCCTCCCCCTAAAAAGCCCAAAAGGGTTGCAAAGTGCCTTTTCAAAACAAATAGG GAAGTGTCCTCTGAAGAGGAAGGGGGGCTTCTTCCGACCGACACAGAACAAGAT GAGTTTGGCAGCACTCAGGGAGATGAACAAAGACCAGTT gcAAAGGGTCCACCGGAGGATGCAGGTCTGTTGGGGGATGCGGTGGAGGCGAAGGGTCCGTCGGTGGAGGATCTGTCGCAGGACGCAGGTCTGTTGGAGCATGCGGTGGCGGCGAAGGGTCCGTCGGTGGAGGATCTGTCGCAGGACGCAGGTCTGTTGGAGCATGCGGGGGAGGCGAAGGGTCCGTCGGTGGAGGTGGAGGATCTGTCGCAGGACGCAGGTCTGTTGGAGCATGCGGAGGAGGCGAAGGGTCCGTCGGTGGAGGTGGAGGATCTCTCGCAGGACGCAGGTCTGTTGGAGCATGCGGTGGCGAAGGGTCCGTCGGTGGAGGATCTGTCGCAGGACGCAGGTCTGTTGGGCGATGCGTTGGATCTGTCGGTGCAAGTGGAGGATCTGTCGCAGGACGCTGGTCTGTTGGAGGATGTGGTGGAGATGAAGGGTCTGTCCCAAAACAGTTCAGACTCATTTGAACTGCCCTGCAGGCAACCGGAGGCTGAGGAGAGGGGAATTCTGACACCGGAGCAGGGTTAA
- the LOC120555220 gene encoding uncharacterized protein LOC120555220 translates to MKTSGPHPPMVSHLDEMEDAAAEDGNRMEIHDPSSVPPVSKVMSPSAAEPSAHRSSPVMPSIQPASEVMATTATQTFAMPFKRNKPVPSTRSLGCKNCEVLSAELKAVRELLSDQVVRNAELQQLRLPTRRETVQAARPKPFSRSNASPYVKLVEEFKEHTEGSNPIQKTRWNARRRANHVIYFLRFMSEPALPHLNLLFLKDYGRIRTFTDHLSDKNFKPATIRSYLLDAVAFVKYILMMAPEGVKIGGRSLNALLAELRARVRQVSRSVLGRRLAQGRGMSGEMTKETGHVWFVQNAPAKITAALDPSPPLAPTDPPRPLTDPPHPLTDPPRPTSDPSPPLAPTDPPRPLTDPPRPPTDHSGARRTT, encoded by the exons ATGAAGACGTCCGGACCCCACCCGCCGATGGTATCCCATCTTGACGAGATGGAGGATGCTGCTGCAGAAGATGGGAACAGGATGGAGATCCATGACCCTTCCTCAGTCCCACCTGTCAGCAAGGTCATGTCCCCATCTGCCGCTGAGCCGTCTGCCCATCGTTCCTCCCCTGTGATGCCGTCAATCCAACCTGCCAGCGAGGTCATGGCCACAACCGCTACTCAGACATTTGCCATGCCGTTCAAAAGGAACAAGCCGGTGCCGAGCACTCGATCCCTCGGCTGCAAGAACTGTGAGGTACTCTCTGCTGAGCTGAAGGCGGTGAGAGAGCTGCTGTCTGACCAAGTAGTCCGGAATGCTGAACTTCAACAGTTGCGCTTACCAACCCGTCGAGAAACT GTTCAGGCTGCGAGGCCCAAGCCATTTTCACGATCGAATGCGTCTCCATACG TCAAACTGGTGGAGGAGTTCAAGGAGCACACGGAAGGAAGCAATCCCATTCAGAAAACGAGGTGGAATGCCAGACGGCGAGCTAACCACGTCATTTATTTCCTGAGGTTTATGTCAGAGCCAGCTCTTCCTCATTTGAACCTTCTCTTTTTGAAGGACTACGGTCGGATCAGGAC ATTTACAGACCATCTGTCTGACAAAAACTTCAAACCGGCGACCATAAGAAGCTACCTACTAGATGCTGTTGCATTTGTAAAGTACATTCTGATGATGGCGCCAGAAGGGGTGAAAATAGGTGGAAGAAGCCTAAATGCGCTGCTAGCGGAACTCCGGGCGAGGGTGAGGCAGGTGTCGAGATCGGTGCTAGGGCGAAGGCTGGCTCAGGGCCGCGGGATGTCCG GTGAAATGACGAAAGAGACTGGTCATGTATGGTTTGTTCAAAACGCACCAGCAAAGATTACTGCTGCACTCG ACCCTTCGCCTCCACTTGCACCGACAGACCCACCGCGCCCTCTGACGGACCCACCGCACCCTCTGACAGACCCTCCGCGTCCTACGTCGGACCCTTCGCCTCCACTTGCACCGACGGACCCACCGCGCCCTCTGACGGACCCACCGCGTCCTCCGACGGACCACTCGGGAGCCCGAAGAACAACGTAG